Genomic segment of Malus domestica chromosome 15, GDT2T_hap1:
GCTTTTGACCGCTGATTTGGATCATAAAAAGCAATAAAGAAGTTCATAACTAACAAAAATGAATGTGGAAACAAGTTACAAAAACACACCTGGCAGGCACTGACAGTACTACACCCGCAAAGCATTTGGCCATTCATTCTATCAAcagcatcaaacacacctcCCCCATCACTCCTCTGCATGAATATCATTTTATGCTTAGTTAAAATGCCAAATTGGATGATGTTTAGTATGTGCTTCTTCCCTAGCTAAGATTTCCATACCATATAAAAATTGACTGCCAAAAAATTTGGCATCACCCCTGCAGCTTTATAACAGGTACCGACCATCTGCTCAAGTGGAGTTGAATGCTCTTTGCAAGCTTCAGCTTCAACTGGATATGTTGGAAAATaattttgaaagaaaagagaTGCACTTTTTGAATTCAGAGGCTTTGATTCTTTTCTCTTGGGGCATGAGCCCGGTCTTACCCCAGGATCTCCAGCTGAAATCCAGTAAACAACAGGCTATTAActataaaattcaaatataatttgAAGCACTACGACATTTCATTTATAAATACCTTCATTTTCCACCATGTACTTCCATTGGTAAGCTACTCCTTCCTGTGCTTCCTTTGAAGCATCAGAGGTAAAAACAAGAAGCCGATGATTCTCTTGCACCATCTCAGTAACTGTGGGCCACTCTTCACCCTTTATTGGCATTTTCGCAGCAGGAAACCAATACTTGTCTAACCCAGCATTGGTAAACAATGTTGTTAAACCTTTTGGAGTTTTCACATAGTCCTCGATTATAATGGTCACAATCTCTGTCGGGTTCTGACTTAGAAATGTTTCCACTTCCTTCAAAGTGTTAATTGCAGGTTGCTGAGAAAAATCCAATGGACACATCATAAACAACCTCGCAAAACTATAACCATTCACATATTAAGTCTTAAATTGATAAGGTGGAagagagattacaaatgcaGTGAAGTTGTAACATTGCCCCTTGAAGGAATGGCAAAGCCAGATATCATTCTCGAAATCGTACATATCCAACATCAACCCCCTCACTCcattctaaaaacaatattgCATAAATTAATACTCATAACGAATaattaatgaataaaagaaGCAGACAGTTACATTCTAATCTTAGATtccaagaaacaaagttaaagaaAGGAATGAGATTCCAAACGTATCTGTTCTCAGTGGCTTGATCATTTCGTTTTTTCATTATCAAGATTATACCGAAAACGGCATAGTTAAAAGGTAAGGCACATACCCTCAACTGGTTAGTAACAGTGTCCTCTTGGTTGTAAAATGTGAGTCTCTGAACACCGGCCACGGGCGGCGCATCAACGATGCTGAAAGAATTATGAGTCACCAACCATGTGTACTTGTTGAATGGCAACCGATTAATCTAAAACACCAAGACATTCACAAATCCATCATCAAATTCACAAAAACCCAAAGTGGGCAGCCATTAATTTCTTGAATTTACCTCAAAATACCACAAACCCATAAAAAAGTTACAAATTTTAAGTCGAAAATGCTCACAATTGAAGTGGGAACGATTGCTTGGCCTCTAGTGCACACGGGCTGGTTCCTACCGGAAGCAGGGCAGTTGCCACAGTAAAGACCCGGTCCGCAGTCCGTCGCCGCCGCACAAGTTTCTAAAACCTGTAAAATATCAACATTTTCAGCTCAAATTCCGAGAGAAAATATGAGATTGTGCAGATCGTtgaggggggggggagagaaagagagaaacctGGCAATTGCCGTTGGAGCAAGCAGTGGTGCTGGTGGCCAAGAATGAGAAGAGTAGCAGGAAGAGGAGGCCGGTTGACGGGGCTATGCATAAGCCGCCGTGATCCGCCGAGCACGGTGGCATGGCAGCTTGTGGTTATGCAGAGAGCTCCAAAAATCCACcgcccagagagagagagagagggagggagtgaGGGAAATGTCggagagaaagcaaaagggagAATTTTTACTCACAGAGAGGGGAGAGTGATACTGACAAGTTTTTGTGTCTTAAACGCGGGCTTTGTCACCTTTCATtttctccttttattttatggATAAAAACGCCTCATTTTGTCCACACTTTTTTTACTAATTACATATCATTTCAATCTTAAATCgtcatatataataaattaaagaagaacGATGACTAAAAATTAATTCATTTTTCAACTTAAAAGAAAACTAGCCCTTATATCTTCACTTCAACCGCACATTTGAATAatattttcaaacaaggcattgACTCCTGATGGATTGACAACGATGCAATCAACAatataaattaattcaaaacaACCAACAACTAAGAAGCAACAAGCAACGAACAACAAGAATAGGAAGTAATAAACCATGAAGGAAATAACATCTCTACTTTGTCACACACTTACTTTTTATCTTTGTCCatcaaattcaataaatcgaTTAAAAACGAGGAATTGTGAGTGATCATAAAGAGTGGgtgtttacatttttatttagtTATGTTTTTGGTGGTTTGTCTTGTAAGGTTTTTGGAATTTTGCCCCCCAATAAGTTACATTTTAATGCCCCTCACATGGTGGGGTAGGGGGTTGGTTTTGCTTCTGGTCAGCAACTTCAACAGTAGCCTGTAGGGCAGGGCGTTTATATCTGCCCTCTCGCATCATGCAATTCTGTATGAAGGCTTGTTTGTAGCTCATGCTTTCTATCAAGGAACATAATTTTAACTTCAATAATGTAATGTGGTGGTTGTTGTTTCATACAAGTTTTCAGTAGAGCCGGTTTGGCAACGCTATATCTTTCTAAGAATGATACTTTGATTTCAATTAGTTTGTAACTCAATTGGTTAATAGCGTTTGCACGTGCATTCGAGGTCTCATGTTCAATCCCTTTTTCCCTGTAATTTCAAAGAATTGTAGTGCAAATTATGCTATGGTTTGTTATTAAGAAAAATAAGGATATTTAATATAATCTAAACTACAAAAAGGAGATTCAAACTCTTTTATTAAACGATATTTTCCAAATTATAGAGATACAAATTCAAAGCTGGGTCTATAGGGAAATCATACTCACTCTAACCCATGTGGTTGTGTTTATGTGTGCTATTTGACATTACTTTTAAACTAACTAAAATCTTTTGCATATAACCAAATCGCTCACTGAATTATACAAGTCTTTTTGGAATCCCTTTCGAAATGGCTAAAAGTGTTTTCTGACTACTAAAAAAGCTTTTGACCGCATTGAACAGAAAAGTAAAAGTACTTGTTGGTCGTAGAAGCACATTTTGGAAAAGCACGTGCAGGATTATTTCTCAAGAAGCCACTGCCAAGTATTTTATTAAGAAGCACTTAGATTTTCAGTGGAAATTTCAAACATGTTTCtagtaaaataaaattagcTTTTGGAATAAGCATGAATTGTTAGAAAATATTATTCAATGTCTGTTTCGAGAAGGCAATGGCCTCTCTCTCCAACAAAATGACGAAGAATACATCTCTGTGGTCAATGAGAACGATGCATCTTCTCTAACTCTAAAAGAATGGCCAAAGAAAGAATCGTAAATCTAAAGATTCAAATTAATCTTCGGGTTAAGCAAGCTTCTTTGCACGACCACTTGAAGGAGCACCGTCGTCCTTTTTTGACCCGGATGCCTCGGGCTTCCGGGCCCAAGCGGGAGCTCTGTCCGGCTCATAGCGATAATCATAGAAAAGTTCCTCTCCTGCAGCAATTCGTTCCTTGGCAAATATGCCCACCCTGTGATCTCCGGCGACCATAATGACCTGCCATGGAAGGGTTTATTGTCGAATCCAAAATGTTTTCAAACGGTAAAAAATAACGAAAAAAGGATGTCAAAAGGGTATACCTTCGCATAGCAATTTGGATCTGGAGAGTGGTTGGCAAACTTCAGTTTGTCACCCTTCCGATAAGCATCAAGGACAAACTGTACAAAACAAATGCTTATTCACGGCAGTATAAGATAAGAGGTTAGATATGACATGGAATTCAAAGGTGTCGATATACATGCCTGATCGTTCAGATTGAAGAGAAATGATGAATTTTCACGGTCATATATTTTTCCACGCTTATCTGCTTCGCGGTGTGAGATCAACTCCCCAGTATACTCACCAAGGTATTCATGTTTGGCGACACTATTCTGGAGGGTGGCAAGGAAAATTAGCTAGAAGCATAAGGAGAAACGATCACCAGACATCATAAAAAATTTGGACATACCTTTAAGAAAGCACCCCAGCCAGATACGTCAGACCTTCCAAGTAAGACCTGAACATAAATGAGGATACAAGCAGTCATTACTAGAAGACTTCATATTAGGACACTAGCTTCCGACAACTTACCAACTCGTCAAGTAAATTTTTGGCATAAATGCTACCTTTTGACCATGCATCTGCAGAAGGAAGGAATAAGAAGAAATGAAACGGTAAAGTGAAGTGTGGTTACCCTTTGTTGTTGTTTCAGAAGAAGCTTCATATTTCTACACTCATAATTGTCACCTCTTTGGCTTGGAACCCCAAGGGTACCATCTCCACAACTGCAAAATGAAATTTGACAGCCCCTTACTGTTGAAGGTTGACCAGAGCAAAAAAGCAGCAAACATTTATATTTATACAAGTAAAACACAAACTTCAAACTTATTTTCCTGAAAAACAAAAGGTATGAATACCCTTATTTCTATGTCAGATAGCACCTACTGCTCCCACCTTCATGTATTCCATATACATCAGCCTACAACAAACTATATTTTCCACACCCTGCGTACACTTATAACATAACATGCAAACGGCTTATTTTGCCAAGCCATTCTGACTTAATAAAATTTCAACCCATTTCATCATACTACAAATGTCAAAAACTAATTCATACAGTAGATAATGAGCATTCATCAGGCAATCACCAGATTGTGGAATATACAATCTTTATGTGATTAATTAAATTTGCAATCACTTAATTGCGACTGCCCGATTGAAAATGTGAAAATGGTGTAGATATACAAACCCATAGCTTAGGCACAGAAAATTAAAATGTGTTACTAATTTAGACAGAAAATGAAAAACGGCTAAGTTGAGTGTGCTCAACTCTAAAAGTTAATATAGGATAAATCCAATCACAAAGAAGCAACTGTCTGAAGCACATTGAGAATACCATACATCGTAGTCCAAACCTGTTACAAAGTGATACGAAAAGAttttccaccaaagaaaaagaaaacatagtAACAGTTATGAGCTCACCTAACCCAGCAATTCCGACAAACATCCGGATCACATTCCCTGTCCGCAGCAAAACAAGGACACTGACGGCTTCGGCATTGACTTTTAGCACAATGACAACCTCTAAATCTATTCTTGCAAGTCTTTGGACACCTAGACAATTAAGTTGTGTTTTTAATTACCATTGGAAAAGCCAAAAAACTCGATGGACATTAACTAAAGAAACAATTAAATCTATGAACTAATTGGCCAAATCGATGAGGTCAGATGCAGATCAAgagaaaattaaacaaaagacGTTGAGGTATCTATCCTTTTTTCAGAAATATAATTATCAGAAAATAGAAGCTCACCCACAGTACTTCTCGCAACAAGTCCCGTTTTGTAGACAAGAACACTGCTTTCCACAAGCTGTTTGGCAAGTACATGGATTATACTGCCTGCAAGGCTGATCTTTTCTCTCAGTAATTCGTTTCCTGATTGAGTGGTAAGCCGCAGATTTCCAAGTATACTTCAAACGACGAACTCTACCCCTTCTACGTAAAAATTTTGATCTCCTTCTTGCTTCATTATTGCCCTAAAGTTTGTTTCAATTTAGACAAAATAGAATCACCTGTTAGGGCAGGGAGGGTCCTGTCATAACCATATAAGCCTATATAAAATATAGactataaatccattaaagtcAACCTTGGAATACCCTTCAACAAGGGAGTTTGCAGCATCACCTGCTTGGCAGGATATCTTACTCTCTGAGTAATTCATATACTGAAAAACCTCCCAACACGTTTTCATACCATTTAAAAGGTTCCTTGCTATTAAGCAGCTGTGATAAGAAACCCATTATAAGATGGAAACAGAAGGAAGTACCTTAAGTAGTTAATAAATCCAAAGGGATATCCAGACATAAAGATGCAGTGCAAATCAAGTATTTAAAAGGAAACTCTCTACCACTGGCACAGTTGCACCTTATATTTCAAGAATGGATATTCTTAACCAAATTATAGAAGTACAGAAAAACTTACAAAATACTGTATCCACCTTAGGAACTTCTCAAGACGGTACAATAGATTGATTACAAAACTATAGGATGCTATACATTACAAAGTCGAGACATACCCacgtcaaaataaaaaaattatgacatgtACACGTGAActcttttctttactttttattttggggAGGGTGGTGGTATTGTGTGTGTGCAGCTGCTCTTTGTGCAGATAATTTTACACGTATCTAAATAATACCCAACATCACTACCAATAACTAATTACATAGAGAACAGAAATGAAAATCTAGAGAAAACACATTACATCCACTGACCTGTTGCTGCCAAATATCTCTATGCCTTTCTCAAAAAGGCCCTTCTCAATAGTTTTCCATGTTTTATCATCACTTAATTcttgtttatatatgttttcatcaACACATTCTTCTCTCCTCAAATTGTCCTCACTACTTGTAGCAGGTGGATCAGCGATCATCTCATCCAGTGCACCATCAGGAGATTCACCCTGAACAACTTTGTTGCCGCCCTTAGCAGGTGATTCCCTCCTCCTAAACCCTCCACTGGTAGAAGATTTCAGATTCTTTTGTGAAGAAGAACTAGTGTCTTCATTATCTTTGCATGAATTAGATCTAAGCTTCATATCACTTGAACAGAGACCAGCATTAACAATGGAATCGGAATCAGAAACCACCATTTTCTTCTGCCTCTTCTGCATGCAGATTAGAACACGCTCTGCAACTCTCTTGCTATTCCTCTTACGAATTCCACTTTTTCCTGCTAGCTTAGTCTTTGTGGGTGATTGATGATGGTTATCAGTATCCTGCCTGGATCCATTCTCTGAAGCACTGCTTTCTGAGATGTTTTTAGCATTAGATGAAGCACTTTCACTTTGCCCGGACTTTGCCTTCTTTCTAGAAGATTTCTTTCTGGTTGATATTTGAGCACTAGCACCATCCAATGATGTGACCtttttttcttcaagatcaCCAGAGCTCACTCTAGCAATTCTTTCAGACTTCAGTACCTAAAATGAGACAATTTGAAACCACAAAATCACTTTTTGCCAATTCTTTACAAAATTCCCAGCTACACAGCACAGATCACGTTCACGACACATACTGATCTATAGCAATTCGGACCGCATGATACTTTTTCGTCATCCGGGGGACTCCATGGAGGTTGTTTCTCAacctaacaattttttttttttatcagcgTAGGATATAAAAGTCTGATGTCACAGTCATACAGCTATTAAAAAATTACTTACAGGAAAGACAAGATCCTGTGAACATCCATGTAATCTGCAATCAAATACCTGCCAAAACAAACAACCACGGAACAGAGTTAGAAAAGATAacccaacaaacccaacaaacaAAGgttgtacccagtgcacaaggctcccgctttacgcagggtctgggagaggaaCATACAAgtaaaattagaaaaagaatACTTACTAGGCAGCGACGACAAAATAGGTTGTCAAATGAATCCAGAGCTGCATCCAGATCTTTATCAATAAAAGAATTCCCAATTTGTGAAATGTCTTCAGTATCCCTGCTCTTACAACCCCCCGAAGCCTCCTCTTCCTTTACGAGAGTATCATAT
This window contains:
- the LOC103401393 gene encoding PI-PLC X domain-containing protein At5g67130-like; this encodes MPPCSADHGGLCIAPSTGLLFLLLFSFLATSTTACSNGNCQVLETCAAATDCGPGLYCGNCPASGRNQPVCTRGQAIVPTSIINRLPFNKYTWLVTHNSFSIVDAPPVAGVQRLTFYNQEDTVTNQLRNGVRGLMLDMYDFENDIWLCHSFKGQCYNFTAFQPAINTLKEVETFLSQNPTEIVTIIIEDYVKTPKGLTTLFTNAGLDKYWFPAAKMPIKGEEWPTVTEMVQENHRLLVFTSDASKEAQEGVAYQWKYMVENEAGDPGVRPGSCPKRKESKPLNSKSASLFFQNYFPTYPVEAEACKEHSTPLEQMVGTCYKAAGVMPNFLAVNFYMRSDGGGVFDAVDRMNGQMLCGCSTVSACQAGAPSGSCKNISVPTRNPVTNNAGSFTGSVQFSRSASILYSPNRLVVFLFYIPLMGFLL
- the LOC103401443 gene encoding histone-lysine N-methyltransferase CLF-like isoform X1 — protein: MASKASPSASANRSELHDDPPMTRSQENMDVTRKEISLLIENLKTQVVFNRATSIKKRMEENRQKLAGVTNNMYKLSTERPSSRLTDAGRSLDLLTKRQKDAFSLQNGIELSNGSNDSSQEDGHGSTAVLLESNVAVKSSVRPIKLPEVKRLPPYTTWIFLDRNQRMTEDQSVVGRRRIYYDQNGGEALICSDSEEEAVDEEEEKRDFVESEDFILRSAIKEVGFPDPVLESLAQCFSRSPSEVKARYDTLVKEEEASGGCKSRDTEDISQIGNSFIDKDLDAALDSFDNLFCRRCLVFDCRLHGCSQDLVFPVEKQPPWSPPDDEKVSCGPNCYRSVLKSERIARVSSGDLEEKKVTSLDGASAQISTRKKSSRKKAKSGQSESASSNAKNISESSASENGSRQDTDNHHQSPTKTKLAGKSGIRKRNSKRVAERVLICMQKRQKKMVVSDSDSIVNAGLCSSDMKLRSNSCKDNEDTSSSSQKNLKSSTSGGFRRRESPAKGGNKVVQGESPDGALDEMIADPPATSSEDNLRREECVDENIYKQELSDDKTWKTIEKGLFEKGIEIFGSNSCLIARNLLNGMKTCWEVFQYMNYSESKISCQAGDAANSLVEGYSKGNNEARRRSKFLRRRGRVRRLKYTWKSAAYHSIRKRITERKDQPCRQYNPCTCQTACGKQCSCLQNGTCCEKYCGCPKTCKNRFRGCHCAKSQCRSRQCPCFAADRECDPDVCRNCWVSCGDGTLGVPSQRGDNYECRNMKLLLKQQQRVLLGRSDVSGWGAFLKNSVAKHEYLGEYTGELISHREADKRGKIYDRENSSFLFNLNDQFVLDAYRKGDKLKFANHSPDPNCYAKVIMVAGDHRVGIFAKERIAAGEELFYDYRYEPDRAPAWARKPEASGSKKDDGAPSSGRAKKLA
- the LOC103401443 gene encoding histone-lysine N-methyltransferase CLF-like isoform X2 — protein: MTEDQSVVGRRRIYYDQNGGEALICSDSEEEAVDEEEEKRDFVESEDFILRSAIKEVGFPDPVLESLAQCFSRSPSEVKARYDTLVKEEEASGGCKSRDTEDISQIGNSFIDKDLDAALDSFDNLFCRRCLVFDCRLHGCSQDLVFPVEKQPPWSPPDDEKVSCGPNCYRSVLKSERIARVSSGDLEEKKVTSLDGASAQISTRKKSSRKKAKSGQSESASSNAKNISESSASENGSRQDTDNHHQSPTKTKLAGKSGIRKRNSKRVAERVLICMQKRQKKMVVSDSDSIVNAGLCSSDMKLRSNSCKDNEDTSSSSQKNLKSSTSGGFRRRESPAKGGNKVVQGESPDGALDEMIADPPATSSEDNLRREECVDENIYKQELSDDKTWKTIEKGLFEKGIEIFGSNSCLIARNLLNGMKTCWEVFQYMNYSESKISCQAGDAANSLVEGYSKGNNEARRRSKFLRRRGRVRRLKYTWKSAAYHSIRKRITERKDQPCRQYNPCTCQTACGKQCSCLQNGTCCEKYCGCPKTCKNRFRGCHCAKSQCRSRQCPCFAADRECDPDVCRNCWVSCGDGTLGVPSQRGDNYECRNMKLLLKQQQRVLLGRSDVSGWGAFLKNSVAKHEYLGEYTGELISHREADKRGKIYDRENSSFLFNLNDQFVLDAYRKGDKLKFANHSPDPNCYAKVIMVAGDHRVGIFAKERIAAGEELFYDYRYEPDRAPAWARKPEASGSKKDDGAPSSGRAKKLA